A single Streptomyces mirabilis DNA region contains:
- a CDS encoding alpha/beta fold hydrolase: MARTRSETVETDDGVRLWAERTGEGPPLVLCHGGPGLWDMFTDVTELLADATPVVRWDQRGCGRSERSAGPWTSERFVADLEAVRRHFGLERMALLGHSWGAQLVLSYALAHPERVNALVYVSGTGIGPDSDWFDGFKANLLARLGERPERLARWRELTDRPVRSAAEERECAVLQWSAEFVDRERDLEHARRMTEPWFDISTECHKAFNAERRRTWGTPELYAACEKLDLPVVVVDGALDIRPRSAVDSLERALPRVRRVILPEAGHLPWVEDPRGFREAVTAALR; encoded by the coding sequence ATGGCCCGGACGCGAAGTGAGACGGTCGAGACCGACGACGGAGTACGTCTGTGGGCGGAGCGGACGGGCGAAGGCCCCCCGCTCGTGCTGTGCCACGGAGGACCCGGGCTGTGGGACATGTTCACCGACGTGACGGAACTACTGGCCGACGCGACTCCGGTCGTCCGCTGGGACCAGCGAGGCTGCGGGCGCTCGGAGCGGAGCGCCGGGCCCTGGACGAGCGAGCGGTTCGTCGCCGACCTGGAGGCCGTACGCCGGCACTTCGGGCTGGAGCGGATGGCGCTGCTCGGCCACTCGTGGGGCGCGCAGCTGGTGCTGAGCTATGCGCTGGCCCATCCCGAGCGGGTGAACGCGCTGGTCTATGTGAGCGGTACGGGGATCGGACCCGACTCCGACTGGTTCGACGGCTTCAAGGCGAACCTCCTCGCCCGGCTGGGTGAGCGCCCCGAACGCCTGGCCCGCTGGCGGGAGTTGACGGACCGTCCGGTTCGCTCCGCGGCGGAGGAACGGGAGTGTGCGGTGCTGCAGTGGTCCGCCGAGTTCGTGGACCGCGAGCGGGACCTGGAGCATGCCCGGCGGATGACCGAGCCCTGGTTCGACATCAGCACCGAGTGCCACAAGGCCTTCAACGCCGAGCGGAGAAGGACCTGGGGCACCCCGGAGCTGTACGCCGCCTGCGAGAAGCTCGACCTGCCCGTGGTCGTCGTCGACGGGGCGCTCGACATCCGGCCGCGCTCGGCGGTCGACTCACTGGAGAGGGCGCTGCCCCGGGTACGCCGGGTGATCCTGCCGGAGGCCGGGCACCTGCCGTGGGTCGAGGACCCGAGGGGATTCCGGGAGGCGGTGACGGCGGCGTTGCGGTGA
- the pruA gene encoding L-glutamate gamma-semialdehyde dehydrogenase, with product MDAVTQVPTPVNEPVHGYAPGSPERARLEAKLKELAENPIELPMTIGGEKRLGGGERFEVVQPHNHKAVIGTGAHATQQDAQDAIDAALAAAPAWRAMSFDDRAAIILRAAELLAGPWRETLAASTMLGQSKTAQQAEIDCPCELVDFWRFNVAYARQILAEQPPANSPGVWNRLDHRPLEGFVYAITPFNFSAIAGNLPTAPALMGNVVVWKPSPTQTHAAVLLMRLLEEAGLPKGVINLVTGDGIEVSKVALEHRDLAGIHFTGSTKTFQYLWKTVGNNIEKYRSYPRLVGETGGKDFLVAHPSADRAVLKTALTRGAFEYQGQKCSATSRAYIPASIWNSGFKEEFAAEVDYLTMGDVTDLANFVGAVIDERAFAKNKAAIDRAKTDPTCTIVAGGSYDDSVGYFVRPTVVECSDPENEVFKTEYFGPFLAVHVYDDSSAESYDEMLTQMESASDYALTGSVVSGDRAAAAYTMEKLRYAAGNFYINDKSTGAVVGQQPFGGGRASGTNDKAGAPQNLMRWTLTRAIKETLVPPTDYTYPHMG from the coding sequence ATGGACGCTGTGACCCAGGTCCCCACCCCCGTCAACGAGCCGGTGCACGGCTACGCTCCCGGTTCGCCCGAGCGCGCCCGCCTGGAGGCCAAGCTCAAGGAACTGGCGGAGAACCCGATCGAGCTGCCGATGACCATCGGCGGCGAGAAGCGGCTCGGCGGCGGTGAGCGCTTCGAGGTCGTGCAGCCGCACAACCACAAGGCCGTCATCGGCACCGGCGCGCACGCCACCCAGCAGGACGCGCAGGACGCCATCGACGCGGCCCTCGCCGCCGCGCCGGCCTGGCGCGCGATGTCCTTCGACGACCGCGCCGCGATCATCCTGCGCGCCGCCGAGCTGCTGGCAGGCCCCTGGCGCGAGACGCTGGCCGCCTCCACCATGCTCGGCCAGTCGAAGACCGCCCAGCAGGCCGAGATCGACTGCCCCTGCGAGCTCGTCGACTTCTGGCGCTTCAACGTCGCCTACGCCCGCCAGATCCTCGCCGAGCAGCCCCCGGCCAACTCGCCGGGCGTCTGGAACCGCCTCGACCACCGCCCGCTCGAGGGCTTCGTCTACGCGATCACGCCGTTCAACTTCTCGGCGATCGCGGGCAACCTGCCCACCGCGCCCGCGCTGATGGGCAACGTCGTGGTCTGGAAGCCGTCCCCGACGCAGACGCACGCCGCCGTGCTGCTGATGCGGCTCCTGGAGGAGGCCGGACTCCCCAAGGGCGTCATCAACCTCGTCACCGGCGACGGCATCGAGGTCTCCAAGGTCGCCCTGGAGCACCGCGACCTCGCGGGCATCCACTTCACCGGGTCGACCAAGACCTTCCAGTACCTGTGGAAGACGGTCGGCAACAACATCGAGAAGTACCGCTCGTACCCGCGCCTGGTCGGCGAGACCGGCGGCAAGGACTTCCTGGTCGCGCACCCCAGCGCCGACCGCGCGGTCCTGAAGACCGCCCTGACCCGTGGTGCCTTCGAGTACCAGGGCCAGAAGTGCTCCGCCACCTCCCGCGCGTACATCCCGGCGTCCATCTGGAACTCCGGGTTCAAGGAGGAGTTCGCGGCCGAGGTCGACTACCTGACCATGGGTGACGTCACCGACCTCGCGAACTTCGTCGGCGCGGTCATCGACGAGCGCGCGTTCGCCAAGAACAAGGCGGCGATCGACCGGGCGAAGACCGACCCGACCTGCACGATCGTCGCGGGCGGCTCGTACGACGACTCGGTCGGCTACTTCGTGCGCCCGACCGTCGTGGAGTGCTCGGACCCGGAGAACGAGGTCTTCAAGACGGAGTACTTCGGCCCGTTCCTCGCCGTGCACGTGTACGACGACAGCTCGGCCGAGAGCTACGACGAGATGCTGACGCAGATGGAGTCGGCGTCCGACTACGCGCTGACCGGCTCGGTCGTCTCGGGCGACCGTGCGGCGGCGGCGTACACGATGGAGAAGCTCCGCTACGCCGCGGGCAACTTCTACATCAACGACAAGTCGACCGGCGCCGTCGTCGGCCAGCAGCCCTTCGGCGGCGGCCGTGCCTCCGGCACCAACGACAAGGCGGGCGCCCCGCAGAACCTGATGCGCTGGACGCTGACCCGCGCCATCAAGGAGACGCTGGTCCCGCCGACCGACTACACGTACCCGCACATGGGCTGA
- a CDS encoding proline dehydrogenase family protein: MLGPVILAASRSDRMRRFVSAAPGTKQVVARFIAGESVDQVVPVVQDAVAKGLEVTLDVVGEDITTREQAFAARDAYLELIEHLKELDLGTKAEMSIKLSMFGQALEGGHELALANVRPVVEAAAAIGTTVTLDAEDHTTLDSMFAIHEELRKDFPGTGCVIQAYLYRTEADARRLAASGSRVRLVKGAYKEPAEVAYQDKAETDKAYVRVLRVLMEGEGYPMIGSHDPRLISIAQELARKAGRKPDEYEFQMLYGIRGEEHLRLAAEGHRMRVYTAYGTDWYGYFMRRLAEKPANLLFFARSILTKG; this comes from the coding sequence GTGCTGGGTCCCGTGATTCTCGCCGCGTCGCGCAGCGACCGGATGCGCCGCTTCGTGTCGGCGGCCCCCGGCACCAAGCAGGTGGTCGCCCGCTTCATCGCCGGTGAGAGCGTCGACCAGGTCGTTCCGGTCGTCCAGGACGCCGTCGCCAAGGGTCTGGAAGTCACCCTCGACGTCGTCGGCGAGGACATCACCACCCGCGAGCAGGCCTTCGCCGCCCGGGACGCGTACCTGGAGCTCATCGAGCACCTGAAGGAGCTGGACCTCGGCACCAAGGCCGAGATGTCGATCAAGCTGTCGATGTTCGGGCAGGCGCTGGAGGGCGGCCACGAGCTGGCCCTCGCCAACGTGCGCCCCGTCGTCGAGGCCGCCGCCGCCATCGGCACCACCGTCACCCTGGACGCCGAGGACCACACCACCCTCGACTCGATGTTCGCCATCCACGAGGAGCTGCGGAAGGACTTCCCGGGGACCGGCTGCGTCATCCAGGCCTATCTGTACCGCACCGAGGCCGACGCCCGCCGCCTCGCCGCGAGCGGCAGCCGCGTCCGCCTGGTGAAGGGCGCCTACAAGGAGCCCGCCGAGGTCGCTTACCAGGACAAGGCCGAGACCGACAAGGCGTACGTCCGCGTCCTGCGCGTCCTGATGGAGGGCGAGGGGTACCCGATGATCGGGTCCCACGACCCGCGTCTCATCTCCATCGCGCAGGAGCTGGCGCGCAAGGCCGGGCGCAAGCCGGACGAGTACGAGTTCCAGATGCTGTACGGCATCCGCGGCGAGGAGCACCTGCGGCTCGCCGCCGAGGGCCACCGCATGCGGGTGTACACCGCGTACGGCACCGACTGGTACGGCTACTTCATGCGCCGCCTGGCCGAGAAGCCGGCCAACCTCCTCTTCTTCGCCCGCAGCATTCTGACCAAGGGCTGA
- a CDS encoding PucR family transcriptional regulator: protein MRENARVSGEQRDHREHRDHRDHRGDHGGYQELVDEISALLGVPATLENRDFELIAFGAYDSEGELDPSALDPVRTRSILTRRSTTAVRTWFEGFGITRATAPVHIPPTPEAGVYRGRICLPVRHRGVVLGYVWLLEDDPGPSEAQLSAAMEVAARIGDLLADEAQAGADLTRELRAVLTAERGWQRDMAVAELRTALGPRGDGLHAVVCVAPWPSADPDDAPSVRTVPGATALCTVPWGATGQSLALLVRLRSADVLTPALTAATRFVREADGERGGGGQGAGAGTAKAAGMAGTTVAAGVAGARVGLAELGAAWQEASAAARAVLAEPRLGPVAEWASIGPYRLLTALPPEAAHDPAVRTLLSPAHRELARTAEVFLDCAGQAGRTAAELGIHRQTLYYRLSRVEQLTGLDLDDGEDRLLLHMALKGARL from the coding sequence TTGCGGGAGAATGCCCGGGTGAGCGGCGAACAAAGGGATCACAGAGAGCACAGGGACCATCGGGACCACCGTGGCGACCACGGCGGCTACCAGGAGCTGGTCGACGAGATCTCGGCGCTCCTCGGCGTGCCCGCGACGCTGGAGAACCGGGATTTCGAGCTGATCGCCTTCGGTGCCTACGACAGCGAGGGCGAGCTCGACCCGTCGGCCCTGGACCCCGTACGGACCCGCTCGATCCTCACCCGTCGCTCCACGACGGCGGTCCGTACCTGGTTCGAGGGCTTCGGCATCACACGCGCGACGGCCCCCGTACACATCCCGCCCACCCCGGAGGCGGGCGTGTACCGGGGCCGGATCTGCCTGCCGGTACGCCATCGGGGTGTCGTCCTCGGCTACGTCTGGCTGTTGGAGGACGACCCCGGGCCGTCCGAGGCGCAGCTCTCCGCGGCGATGGAGGTCGCCGCCCGCATCGGCGACCTGCTCGCGGACGAGGCGCAGGCGGGCGCGGACCTCACCCGCGAGCTGCGCGCGGTCCTCACCGCCGAGCGCGGCTGGCAGAGGGACATGGCGGTGGCCGAGCTGCGCACTGCCCTCGGCCCGCGCGGCGACGGCCTGCACGCGGTAGTGTGCGTCGCCCCCTGGCCCTCCGCCGACCCGGACGACGCCCCTTCGGTCCGTACGGTGCCGGGCGCGACCGCGCTGTGCACGGTGCCGTGGGGGGCCACCGGCCAGAGCCTGGCCCTTCTGGTACGGCTGCGCTCGGCCGACGTACTGACTCCGGCACTCACGGCGGCGACACGCTTCGTACGGGAGGCGGACGGGGAACGCGGGGGCGGCGGGCAGGGGGCGGGGGCCGGAACAGCCAAGGCTGCCGGGATGGCCGGGACCACCGTGGCCGCCGGAGTCGCCGGGGCCCGGGTCGGCCTCGCCGAGCTGGGGGCCGCCTGGCAGGAGGCGTCCGCCGCCGCCCGCGCCGTCCTCGCGGAGCCCCGCCTCGGCCCGGTCGCCGAGTGGGCCTCCATCGGCCCGTACCGCCTCCTCACGGCACTCCCCCCGGAGGCGGCCCACGACCCCGCCGTCCGCACCCTCCTCTCCCCCGCGCACCGTGAACTCGCCCGCACCGCCGAGGTGTTCCTCGACTGCGCGGGACAGGCGGGGCGCACGGCGGCGGAGTTGGGCATCCACCGGCAGACCCTCTACTACCGCCTGTCCCGCGTCGAGCAGCTGACCGGCCTCGACCTGGACGACGGCGAGGACCGCCTGCTGCTGCACATGGCGTTGAAGGGGGCGCGACTGTGA
- a CDS encoding winged helix-turn-helix domain-containing protein, giving the protein MPTSQWKLTISQVDARRLALSRQWLGGVRPSGDGEGLRAVLRSLRYLQLDPISVVAPSHELVVWSRLGAGAGSHLGELWWGERWLFEYWAHAAALVLTEDYPIHRVSMDGYPPKNLSLTKVWMEANEGLLEHILTRLAEGAPLSTDAFEDRSVMEWPSSGWTAGRNVERMLTFLWLQGRIMVAGREAGRRLWGLPDACLPPGADRVAVSAREMVTTAAEHTLRALGVARPLDIKQYFLRGKYDGLAEVLRTLTQEGRVIPVRVEGATSATETWYVHVDAMAELEAIRAGDWHGRTALLSPFDNLVGDRRLTERLWGFAFRNEMYVPKAKREYGYYLLPILHEDRLVGRVSPRRDRNRGTLLVEGLYLEPDVRPTVALRKAVTGQLADLATLVGATDVEYGETVPEPWRAALRRS; this is encoded by the coding sequence ATGCCCACATCCCAGTGGAAGTTGACCATCAGTCAGGTGGACGCGCGTCGGCTTGCGCTGTCGCGGCAGTGGCTCGGCGGGGTGCGTCCGTCGGGTGACGGGGAGGGGCTGCGGGCCGTTCTGCGGTCGTTGCGCTATCTGCAGTTGGACCCCATCAGTGTCGTGGCGCCGAGTCATGAGCTCGTGGTGTGGAGCCGCCTCGGGGCGGGGGCCGGTTCGCATCTCGGCGAGTTGTGGTGGGGGGAGCGGTGGCTGTTCGAGTACTGGGCGCACGCCGCGGCCCTGGTGCTCACCGAGGACTATCCGATCCACCGGGTGTCGATGGACGGCTATCCCCCGAAGAACCTGTCGTTGACCAAGGTGTGGATGGAGGCCAACGAAGGGCTCCTGGAGCACATCCTCACCCGGCTCGCCGAAGGCGCCCCGCTGTCCACCGACGCCTTCGAGGACCGCTCGGTCATGGAGTGGCCCTCCAGCGGCTGGACCGCGGGCCGCAACGTCGAGCGGATGCTGACCTTCCTGTGGCTTCAGGGCCGGATCATGGTCGCGGGGCGCGAGGCGGGCCGGCGGTTGTGGGGCCTCCCCGACGCCTGTCTGCCGCCCGGCGCCGACCGGGTCGCGGTGTCGGCGCGGGAGATGGTGACCACGGCCGCGGAGCACACCCTGCGCGCCCTCGGCGTCGCCCGTCCCCTGGACATCAAGCAGTACTTCCTGCGAGGCAAGTACGACGGCCTGGCCGAGGTGCTGCGCACCCTCACGCAGGAGGGTCGCGTCATACCCGTACGGGTGGAGGGGGCCACCTCGGCCACCGAGACGTGGTACGTGCACGTCGACGCCATGGCCGAGCTGGAGGCGATCCGCGCCGGTGACTGGCACGGGCGCACCGCGCTGCTCTCCCCCTTCGACAACCTCGTGGGCGACCGGCGCCTGACCGAACGCCTGTGGGGCTTCGCCTTCCGCAACGAGATGTACGTGCCCAAGGCCAAACGGGAGTACGGCTACTACCTGCTGCCGATCCTGCACGAGGACCGCCTGGTCGGCCGTGTCTCGCCCCGTCGTGACCGGAACCGGGGCACCCTGCTGGTCGAGGGCCTCTACCTGGAGCCCGACGTCAGACCGACGGTGGCCCTGCGCAAGGCCGTCACCGGACAACTCGCCGACCTGGCAACCCTCGTGGGAGCGACCGACGTCGAGTACGGCGAGACGGTACCCGAACCCTGGCGCGCGGCCCTGCGCCGGTCCTAG
- a CDS encoding TetR/AcrR family transcriptional regulator, producing MGHREDLLEGAKRCLLEKGFVRTTARDIVKESGTNLASIGYHYGSKDALLTQAFVELVQEWGEKFALHQEREQAPGGSVERFHDVWARMLESFEDFKPVWAASMEIVTQGERVPQLRDLMAKAQIEGRSGLVSMFTGQDEETLDERTVKAVGGFYQALLNGLMVQWLFDPASASTADDLTEGLRRVIEGAAGSRD from the coding sequence ATGGGACACCGTGAGGATCTGCTCGAAGGCGCCAAGCGCTGCCTGTTGGAGAAGGGGTTCGTGCGCACCACGGCGCGCGACATCGTGAAGGAGTCCGGGACGAACCTGGCGTCCATCGGCTACCACTACGGGTCGAAGGACGCGCTGCTGACGCAGGCCTTCGTGGAGCTGGTGCAGGAGTGGGGCGAGAAGTTCGCCCTCCACCAGGAGCGCGAGCAGGCGCCCGGGGGTTCCGTGGAGCGGTTCCATGACGTGTGGGCGCGGATGCTGGAGTCCTTCGAGGACTTCAAGCCCGTGTGGGCGGCCAGCATGGAGATCGTGACGCAGGGGGAGCGGGTGCCGCAGCTGCGGGACCTCATGGCGAAGGCGCAGATCGAGGGCCGGTCCGGGCTCGTCTCGATGTTCACGGGCCAGGACGAGGAGACGCTCGACGAGCGGACCGTCAAGGCCGTCGGCGGCTTCTACCAGGCGCTGCTCAACGGTCTGATGGTGCAGTGGCTCTTCGACCCGGCGAGCGCCTCCACGGCGGACGACCTCACGGAGGGGCTGCGAAGGGTGATCGAGGGGGCGGCCGGCTCGCGGGACTGA
- a CDS encoding MFS transporter — MTNPKHSTSTTPAPGGGLAGRREWTALGVLMLPLLLVSMDVSVLYFAIPAISADLEPSGTQQLWIFDIYAFVLAGLLMTMGSLGDRIGRRKLLLFGAAAFGTASVMAAYADSAEMLIAARAVLGIGGATLMPSTMAIIRTMFTDPGQRAKAIGLWSGVMTGGIALGSVMSGVLVEYFWWGSVFLVNLPAMVLLLVLGPVLLPESRNPEPGRFDLLSVPLSMAAVLPVIYGVKEIPSEGWKFEYGASIVVGLVFAALFVQRQRTTKSPLISPELFRGRGFAPAVVLNLVSSFGMMGSAYFTTQYLQSVLGKSSMEAALWSLLPTVLVGVAAPVAAQLVQKGVHRAHVVSGGFVLAACGYGLLALTGTDSLWLVLAGAGVLASGIVTVMSQMMDLALGTVPVGNAGAASSLLETGAEFGGALGMAVLGSIGTAVYRHEIPSGAPAPAQETLGGALAVAHQLPGDAGDALVRVAREAFTSGMQAAAIAGAVLLLGAAAVASATLRRVPVREIGAEAPHPEQAPA, encoded by the coding sequence ATGACGAACCCGAAGCACTCGACGAGCACCACCCCCGCACCCGGCGGAGGCCTCGCCGGCCGCCGCGAATGGACCGCCCTCGGCGTCCTGATGCTTCCGCTGCTCCTGGTCTCGATGGACGTCTCGGTCCTCTACTTCGCGATCCCCGCGATCAGCGCGGACCTGGAGCCGAGCGGCACCCAGCAGCTGTGGATCTTCGACATCTACGCGTTCGTGCTCGCCGGGCTGTTGATGACGATGGGCTCGCTCGGCGACCGCATAGGACGCCGCAAGCTCCTCCTCTTCGGCGCCGCCGCCTTCGGCACGGCCTCGGTCATGGCCGCCTACGCCGACAGCGCCGAGATGCTGATCGCGGCCCGCGCGGTACTCGGCATCGGTGGCGCCACCCTCATGCCGTCGACGATGGCGATCATCCGCACGATGTTCACCGACCCCGGCCAGCGCGCGAAGGCGATCGGTCTGTGGTCCGGCGTCATGACCGGCGGTATCGCGCTCGGTTCGGTGATGAGCGGTGTCCTCGTCGAGTACTTCTGGTGGGGCTCGGTCTTCCTCGTCAACCTGCCCGCGATGGTGCTGCTGCTGGTCCTCGGCCCGGTCCTGCTCCCCGAGTCCAGGAACCCGGAACCCGGCCGGTTCGACCTGCTCAGCGTGCCGCTGTCGATGGCCGCCGTGCTGCCCGTCATCTACGGCGTGAAGGAAATCCCGTCCGAGGGCTGGAAGTTCGAGTACGGCGCCTCGATCGTCGTCGGTCTCGTCTTCGCCGCGCTCTTCGTCCAGCGGCAGCGCACCACCAAGTCTCCGCTGATCTCCCCCGAGTTGTTCCGGGGCCGGGGCTTCGCGCCCGCCGTCGTCCTCAACCTTGTCTCCTCGTTCGGGATGATGGGCTCGGCGTACTTCACCACCCAGTACCTGCAGTCGGTCCTCGGCAAGAGCTCCATGGAGGCCGCCCTGTGGTCGCTGCTGCCGACGGTCCTGGTCGGGGTCGCCGCGCCGGTCGCCGCGCAGCTGGTGCAGAAGGGCGTCCACCGCGCCCACGTCGTCTCCGGCGGCTTCGTCCTCGCCGCGTGCGGCTACGGTCTGCTGGCCCTCACCGGGACCGACTCTCTGTGGCTGGTCCTCGCCGGTGCCGGTGTCCTCGCCTCGGGGATCGTCACCGTGATGTCGCAGATGATGGATCTGGCCCTGGGCACCGTCCCCGTCGGCAACGCGGGCGCCGCGTCCTCGCTGCTGGAGACGGGTGCCGAGTTCGGCGGGGCGCTCGGTATGGCGGTCCTGGGCTCCATCGGTACGGCCGTCTACCGCCACGAGATTCCGTCCGGCGCCCCGGCGCCGGCCCAGGAGACCCTCGGCGGCGCGCTGGCGGTCGCCCACCAGTTGCCGGGCGACGCGGGGGACGCGCTGGTGCGGGTCGCGCGGGAGGCGTTCACCAGTGGGATGCAGGCGGCGGCGATCGCGGGGGCGGTGCTGTTGTTGGGGGCGGCGGCGGTGGCGTCTGCGACGTTGCGGCGAGTGCCGGTGCGGGAGATCGGGGCCGAGGCCCCCCACCCCGAACAGGCTCCCGCCTGA